TCTAGTAAACTGCTCCAGTATGTCCATCGGACCCAGATGAGGGAATTGAACCACCTCAAACCTGTTATCCGCTATGAAATCAAAGATTTCTTGCAGATGGATTATGCGACCAAGGCTGGTCTGGATTTGGTTGAGAATGCTCGTTCGGGCAAGAAGCAAGGCAGTCTTTTCTGGCTTTTGGATGAAACCAAAACTGCTATGGGAATGCGTCTCTTGCGGTCTTGGATTCATCGCCCCTTGATTGATAAGGAACGAATTATCCAACGTCAAGAAGTGGTGCAGGTCTTTCTCGACCATTTCTTTGAGCGCAGTGATTTGACAGACAGTCTCAAGGGTGTTTATGACATTGAGCGCTTGGCTAGTCGGGTTTCTTTTGGCAAAACCAATCCCAAGGATCTCTTGCAGTTGGCGACCACCTTATCCAGTGTGCCACGGATTCGTGCGATTTTAGAAGGGATGGAGCAACCTGCTCTAGCCTATCTCATCGCACAACTGGATGCAATCCCTGAGTTGGAGAGTTTGATTAGCGCAGCGATTGCTCCTGAAGCTCCTCATGTGATTACAGATGGGGGAATTATCCGAACTGGATTTGATGAGACTTTAGACAAGTACCGTCGCGTTCTCAGAGAAGGGACTAGCTGGATTGCTGAGATTGAGGCTAAGGAGCGAGAAAACTCTGGTATCAGCACGCTTAAGATTGACTACAATAAAAAAGATGGCTATTATTTCCATGTGACCAATTCGCAACTGGGAAATGTGCCTGCTCACTTTTTCCGCAAGGCAACGCTGAAAAACTCAGAACGCTTTGGGACTGAGGAATTGGCCCGTATCGAGGGAGATATGCTGGAGGCGCGTGAGAAGTCAGCTAACCTAGAGTATGAAATCTTTATGCGTATTCGTGAAGAGGTCAGTAAGTACATCCAACGTTTACAAGCTCTAGCCCAAGGAATTGCGACAGTTGATGTCTTACAGAGTCTGGCGGTTGTGGCTGAAACCCAGCATTTGATTCGACCTGAGTTTGGAGATGATTCGCGGATTGATATCCAGAAAGGGCGCCATGCTGTCGTTGAAAAGGTCATGGGGGCTCAGACCTATATTCCCAATACAATTCAGATGGCTGCAGATACTAGTATTCAACTGATTACAGGGCCCAACATGAGTGGGAAGTCAACCTACATGCGTCAGTTAGCTATGACGGCGGTTATGGCCCAGATGGGGTCCTATGTACCGGCAGAAAGCGCCTATTTACCGATTTTTGATGCCATCTTTACCCGTATCGGAGCAGCAGATGACTTGGTTTCAGGTCAGTCAACCTTTATGGTGGAGATGATGGAGGCCAACAATGCCATTTCGCATGCGACCAAAAATTCCTTGATTCTTTTTGATGAATTGGGACGGGGAACTGCAACTTATGATGGGATGGCTCTTGCTCAGTCCATCATCGAATACATCCATGAACATATCGGAGCCAAAACCCTCTTTGCGACTCACTACCATGAGTTGACTAGTCTGGAGTCTAGTTTACAACACTTGGTCAATGTCCACGTGGCAACCTTAGAGCAGGAGGGGCAAGTCACCTTCCTTCACAAAATTGAACCAGGTCCAGCTGATAAATCCTACGGTATCCATGTTGCCAAGATTGCTGGTTTGCCAGCAGATCTCCTAGCAAGAGCGGATAAGATTTTGACTCAGTTAGAGAATCAAGGGACAGAAAGTCCTGCTCCCATGAGGCAAACAAGTGCTGTCACAGAACAGATTTCACTCTTTGACGCGCCTGCAGACCATCCGATTCTAGCAGAATTAGCTAAACTGGACATTTACAACATGACACCTATGCAGGCTATGAATGTCTTGGTCGAGTTAAAACAGAAACTATTATAAAGAGAAAATTACTAGTCATTCTAGCTATATCAAGGAGACTTCTTTGACAAGTTTCCACTTTTTTGCTAGAATAACATCACACAAACCGAATGAGAAGGAGCTGACACATTGTCGCTCCCTTTTGTCTATTTTTTAAGGAGAAAGTATGCTGATTCAGAAAATCAAAACCTACAAGTGGCAGGCCTTGGCTTCGCTCCTAATGACAGGCTTGATGGTTGCTAGTTCACTTCTGCAACCGCGTTACCTGCAGGAAGTGTTAGATGCCCTACTTGCTGGGAACTATGAAGCCATTTATAGTATCGGTGCTTGGTTGATTGGTGTGGCCTTGGTTGGTCTGGTTGCTGGTGGGCTCAATGTTATCCTTGCAGCCTATATTGCCCAAGGAGTTTCATCCGACCTTCGGGAGGATGCCTTCCGTAAAATCCAAACCTTTTCTTATGCCAATATTGAACAATTTAATGCGGGAAATTTAGTCGTTCGCATGACAAATGATATCAACCAGATTCAGAACGTCGTCATGATGACCTTCCAAATTCTTTTCAGACTTCCCCTCTTGTTCATCGGTTCGTTTATCTTGGCGGTTCAAACCCTACCTTCTCTGTGGTGGGTGATTGTTCTCATGGTAGTCTTGATTTTTGGTTTGACTGCTGTCATGATGGGTATGATGGGACCTCGTTTTGCCAAGTTTCAAAGCCTTCTTGAACGCATCAATGCTATCGCTAAGGAAAATCTGCGCGGTGTTCGTGTGGTCAAGTCCTTTGTCCAAGAAAAAGAGCAATTTGCTAAGTTTACGGAGGTTTCAGACGAACTTCTCGGTCAAAATCTTTACATTGGTTATGCCTTTTCAGTAGTGGAACCTTTCATGATGTTGGTCGGTTACGGAGCTGTCTTCCTCTCCATTTGGCTAGTTGCAGGGATGGTTCAGTCGGATCCGTCAGTTGTTGGCTCCATTGCTTCCTTTGTCAATTACCTGAGCCAGATTATCTTTACCATAGTTATGGTTGGATTTTTAGGAAATTCTGTCAGTCGTGCCATGATTTCTATGCGTCGTATTCGAGAAATTCTGGACGCAGAGCCAGCCCTGACCTTCAAGGATGTCCCAGATGAAGAGTTGGTCGGAAGTCTTAGCTTTGAAAATGTAACCTTTACCTATCCAATGGATAGGGAACCGATGCTGAAAGATGTGAGCTTTACTATTGAACCTGGTCAAATGGTTGGTGTCGTTGGAGCGACTGGTGCAGGAAAATCAACCTTGGCTCAACTGATTCCACGTCTCTTTGACCCGCAGGAAGGGGCTATCAAAATCGGAGGTAAGGATATTCGAGAAGTGAGTGAAGGAACCCTGCGTCAAACAGTTTCTATCGTTCTCCAACGTGCCATTCTTTTTAGTGGAACGATTGCAGATAACTTGAGACAGGGAAAAGGAGATGCCACTCTATTTGAAATGGAGCGTGCAGCCAATATTGCCCAAGCCAGTGAATTCATTCATCGTATGGAGAAAACCTTTGAAAGTCCAGTTGAGGAACGGGGAACCAATTTTTCTGGTGGGCAAAAACAAAGGATGTCAATTGCTCGTGGAATTGTCAGCAATCCACGTATTCTGATTTTTGACGATTCGACCTCAGCTTTGGATGCCAAGTCAGAGCGCCTGGTTCAAGAAGCCTTGAATAAGGACTTGAAAGGGACGACAACCATTATCATCGCGCAAAAGATTAGCTCGGTTGTTCATGCAGACAAGATCTTGGTTCTGGATCAAGGACGATTGATTGGTCAAGGCACGCATGCAGACTTGGTTGCCAACAATGCTGTTTACCGTGAAATCTACGAAACACAGAAAGGAAAGGAGGAGTAAAATGAAGACAGTTCAATTTTTTTGGAATTATTTTAAAGTCTATAAGCTATCATTTGTAGTTGTTATCCTGATGATTGTTCTGGCGACTCTTGCCCAAGCTCTCTTTCCGGTATTTTCTGGACAAGCAGTGACGCAGCTAGCTAATTTAGTTCAAGCTTATCAAGATGGCAATCCAGAACTTGTTTGGCAAAGTCTATCAGGAATCATGGTCAATCTTGGTCTGCTGGTTTTGGTTTTATTTATTTCTAGTGTGATATACATGTGTCTCATGACGCGTGTGATTGCAGAGTCGACCAACGAGATGCGCAAAGGCCTCTTCGGTAAGCTTGTTCGCTTGACGGTTTCTTTCTTTGACCGCCGACAAGATGGCGATATCTTGTCTCGTTTTACCAGTGATTTAGATAATATCCTCCAAGCCTTTAACGAAAGCTTGATTCAGGTCATGAGCAACATCGTTCTATACATTGGTCTGATTCTCGTCATGTTTTCGAGAAATGTGACGCTGGCCCTCATCACCATCGCCAGCACACCAGTGGCCTTCCTCATGCTGATTTTTATCGTGAAAATGGCACGGAAATATACCAACCTCCAGCAAAAAGAGGTAGGAAATCTCAACGCCTATATGGATGAGAGTATCTCAGGCCAAAAAGCTGTCATTGTGCAAGGAATTCAAGAGGATATGATGGCAGGATTTCTTGAACAAAATGAGCGCGTGCGTAAGGCAACCTTTAAAGGAAGAATGTTTTCAGGAATTCTTTTCCCTGTCATGAATGGCATGAGTCTGGTTAATACAGCCGTCGTCATCTTTGCTGGTTCAGCTGTTCTTTTGAATGATAAGGCTATTGAAACAAGTACAGCCCTAGGTTTGATTGTTATGTTTGCCCAATTTTCTCAGCAGTACTACCAGCCTATTATTCAAGTTGCGGCTAGTTGGGGAAGCCTCCAGTTAGCCTTTACAGGGGCTGAACGGATTCAGGAAATGTTTGATGCAGAGGAAGAAATCCGACCTGAAAAGGCTCCAACTTTCACTCAGTTGCAAGAAGGTGTTGAAATCAGTCATATTGATTTTTCATACTTGCCTGATAAACCTATTTTGAAAGATGTTAGCATTTCTGCCCCTAAAGGCCAGATGACAGCAGTTGTTGGTCCGACAGGGTCAGGGAAAACGACTATTATGAACCTTATCAATCGCTTTTATGATGTTGATGCTGGTGGGATTTATTTTGATGGGAAAGATATTCGTGACTATGATTTAGATAGTCTCAGAAGTAAGGTGGGAATTGTCTTGCAAGATTCGGTATTATTTAGCGGAACCATTCGAGACAATATCCGTTTTGGTGTACCAGATGCCAGTCAGGAAATGGTTGAGACAGCAGCCAAGGCAACCCACATTCACGACTATATTGAAAGTTTGCCTGATAAATACGATACTCTTATAGATGATGACCAAAGCATCTTCTCAACTGGACAAAAGCAATTGATTTCTATCGCTCGAACCCTAATGACAGATCCAGAAGTTCTCATTCTAGATGAAGCAACTTCCAACGTAGATACGGTGACAGAAAGCAAGATTCAGCATGCCATGGAGGCGGTTGTAGCAGGCAGAACCAGTTTCGTCATTGCTCACCGATTGAAGACCATCCTCAATGCTGATCAGATCATTGTCCTCAAAGATGGAGAAGTCATTGAACGTGGTAACCACCATGAACTCTTGAAACTAGGTGGCTTCTACTCAGAACTCTATCATAATCAATTTGTCTTTGAATAATAAAAAGTTGTCCTATGTGGGCAGCTTTTTCTTGTCCATAAAAAATTTTTATCACAGCCTTAAAAAAAACATATTAGACGAAAGGCGCTTTGAGTGATATGATAGGAGTATCGTTATACTCAATGAAAATCAAAGAGCAAACTAAGAAGCTAGCCGTAGGTTGCTCAAAGCACTGCTTTGAGGTTGTAGATAGAACTGACGAAGTCAGCTCAAAACACTGTTTTGAGGTTGTGGATAGAACTGACGAAGTCAGTAACATATATACGGTAAGGCGACGCTGACGTGGTTTGAAGAGATTTTCGAAGAGTATTAACATTCGAAAGGAGAGACATCATGGCTAGAACAGTTGTAGGAGTGGCTGCAAATCTATGTCCCGTAGATGCAGAAGGCAAAAACATTCATTCATCTGTATCTTGTAGATTCGCAGAGAGCATTCGTCAAGTCGGTGGTCTCCCTTTAGTCATTCCTGTTGGTGATGAGTCAGTTGTACGCGATTATGTGGAAATGATTGATAAACTCATCTTGACAGGCGGTCAAAATGTCCATCCTCAGTTTTATGGAGAGAAAAAGACCATCGAGAGCGATGATTACAATCTAGTACGCGATGAGTTTGAACTGGCTCTATTGAAAGAAGCGCTTCGTCAGAATAAACCGATTATGGCAATCTGTCGCGGTGTCCAACTTGTCAATGTTGCCTTTGGGGGAACCCTCAATCAAGAAATCGAAGGTCACTGGCAAGGACTGCCTTTCGGAACATCTCACTCTATTGAGACAGTAGAAGGAAGCGTGGTGGCCAAGCTATTTGGAAAAGAAAGTCAGGTTAACTCTGTCCATCGTCAAAGTATTAAAGATTTGGCACCTAATTTCCGTGTGACTGCTGTGGATCCAAGAGACCAGACCATCGAAGCGATTGAGTCTATCGACGAACACCGCATTATCGGTTTACAGTGGCATCCAGAGTTTTTGGTTAATGAAGAAGATGGTAATTTGGAACTATTTGAGTATTTATTGAATGAACTGTAGCGACTGGAGCATCCGGTCGTTCTTTCTTTTATTATTTCAAAATTTTTGGAATGCGGTATTTTTACGCAAACGTTTGAATTCTGATAAAAATTGGAGAAATTTGACAAAAAAACTTGAAAAAAACGAAGGTAAGCGTTATGATAGAAAAGAAGAAATATTGGAGGAATAACATGTCACATATTAAATTTGATTATTCAAAAGTTTTAGACAAATTTGTTGCACCACATGAAGTGGAATACATGCAATCACAAGTAACAGCAGCAGACGAATTGATCCGTAAAGGAACTGGTGCTGGAAGCGACTTCTTGGGATGGTTGGACCTTCCTGAAAACTATGATCGCGAAGAATTTGACCGCATCTTGAAGGCTGCTGAGCAGATCAAGTCAGACAGCGATGTTTTAGTTGTGATCGGTATCGGTGGATCTTACCTTGGTGCCAAAGCTGCGATTGATTTCTTGAACCACCACTTTGCAAACTTGCAAACAAAAGAAGAACGCAAAGCTCCACAAATCCTTTACGCTGGAAACTCAATCTCATCTACTTACCTTGCTGACTTGGTAGAGTACGTTGCGGATAAAGATTTCTCAGTAAACGTGATTTCTAAATCAGGTACAACAACAGAACCAGCGATTGCTTTCCGTGTCTTCAAAGAACTTTTGGTTAAGAAATACGGTCAAGAAGAAGCAAACAAACGTATCTATGCAACAACTGACCGCCAAAAAGGTGCTGTTAAGGTTGAAGCAGACGCTAACGGTTGGGAAACATTTGTAGTTCCAGATGATATCGGTGGACGCTTCTCAGTATTGACAGCCGTTGGTTTGCTTCCAATCGCAGCATCAGGAGCTGACATCAAAGCCCTTATGGAAGGTGCGAATGCAGCTCGCAAAGACTATACTTCAGACAAAATCTCTGAAAACGAAGCTTACCAATATGCTGTAGTGCGTAACATCCTTTACCGTAAAGGCTATGCAACTGAAATCTTGGTAAACTACGAGCCATCACTTCAATACTTCTCAGAATGGTGGAAACAATTGGCTGGTGAATCAGAAGGAAAAGACCAAAAAGGTATCTACCCAACTTCAGCTAACTTCTCAACAGACTTGCACTCACTTGGACAATTTATCCAAGAAGGAACTCGTATCATGTTTGAAACAGTTGTCCGTGTTGACAAACCACGTAAGAACGTGATTATTCCTACTTTGGAAGAAGATCTTGATGGACTTGGCTACCTCCAAGGAAAAGACGTTGACTTTGTAAACAAAAAAGCGACTGACGGTGTTCTTCTTGCCCACACAGATGGTGACGTACCAAACATGTATGTTACTCTTCCTGAGCAAGATGCCTTCACTCTTGGTTATACAATCTACTTCTTCGAATTGGCTATCGCCCTTTCAGGTTACTTGAATGCCATCAACCCATTTGACCAACCAGGTGTTGAAGCTTACAAACGTAACATGTTTGCCCTTCTTGGAAAACCAGGATTTGAAGAATTGAGCAAAGAACTTAACGCACGTCTATAATAATGGAAGAAAAGAGTGGTTTGTCCACTCTTTTTACTCTCTTTATTCATAGCAATTGGACTCAGCCAAGACTTGTGATATAATATAGAGAGCAAAAAGGCAGATGCCTAGAGACTTTATAGGAGAAGATATGTCAAAAGATATCCGCGTACGTTACGCACCAAGTCCAACAGGACTACTACACATCGGAAATGCCCGTACAGCATTATTTAACTACCTTTACGCACGCCATCATGATGGAACTTTTATCATTCGTATCGAAGATACTGACCGTAAACGTCATGTCGAGGATGGTGAACGTTCACAGCTTGAAAACCTTCGTTGGTTAGGTATGGACTGGGATGAGAGCCCAGAAACTCATGAAAACTACCGTCAGTCTGAGCGCTTGGACTTGTATCAAAAATACATCGACCAACTGTTAGCTGAAGGAAAAGCCTACAAATCTTACGTTACAGAAGAAGAGTTGGCAGCTGAACGCGAACGCCAAGAAGCAGCTGGCGAAACACCACGCTACATCAATGAATACCTTGGTATGAGTGAAGAGGAAAAAGCGGCTTACATCGCAGAACGTGAAGCAGCAGGGATTATCCCAACGGTTCGCTTGGCTGTCAATGAGTCAGGTATCTACAAGTGGCATGATATGGTCAAAGGCGATATCGAATTTGAAGGTGGCAATATCGGTGGTGACTGGGTTATCCAAAAGAAAGACGGTTACCCGACTTACAACTTTGCCGTTGTCATCGACGACCACGATATGCAAATTTCTCATGTTATCCGTGGAGACGACCACATTGCTAATACACCAAAACAGCTCATGGTTTATGAAGCACTTGGTTGGGAAGCTCCAGAGTTTGGTCACATGACCTTGATTATCAACTCTGAGACTGGTAAGAAGTTATCTAAACGTGATACTAATACACTTCAATTTATCGAAGACTACCGTAAAAAAGGTTATTTACCAGAAGCAGTCTTTAACTTTATTGCTCTTCTTGGTTGGAACCCAGGTGGCGAAGATGAAATCTTCTCTCGTGAAGAACTCATTAAACTTTTCGATGAAAACCGCCTCAGCAAGTCTCCAGCAGCCTTCGACCAGAAGAAACTTGACTGGATGAGCAATGATTATATCAAGAATGCAGACCTAGAAACTATCTTTGAAATGGCAAAACCATTCCTAGAA
This window of the Streptococcus sp. 116-D4 genome carries:
- the gltX gene encoding glutamate--tRNA ligase; translation: MSKDIRVRYAPSPTGLLHIGNARTALFNYLYARHHDGTFIIRIEDTDRKRHVEDGERSQLENLRWLGMDWDESPETHENYRQSERLDLYQKYIDQLLAEGKAYKSYVTEEELAAERERQEAAGETPRYINEYLGMSEEEKAAYIAEREAAGIIPTVRLAVNESGIYKWHDMVKGDIEFEGGNIGGDWVIQKKDGYPTYNFAVVIDDHDMQISHVIRGDDHIANTPKQLMVYEALGWEAPEFGHMTLIINSETGKKLSKRDTNTLQFIEDYRKKGYLPEAVFNFIALLGWNPGGEDEIFSREELIKLFDENRLSKSPAAFDQKKLDWMSNDYIKNADLETIFEMAKPFLEEAGRLTDKAEKLVELYKPQMKSVDEIVPLTDLFFSDFPELTEAEREIMAGETVPIVLESFKAKLEAMTDEEFVTENIFPQIKAVQKETGIKGKNLFMPIRIAVSGEMHGPELPDTIFLLGREKSIQHIENMLKEISK
- a CDS encoding glucose-6-phosphate isomerase: MSHIKFDYSKVLDKFVAPHEVEYMQSQVTAADELIRKGTGAGSDFLGWLDLPENYDREEFDRILKAAEQIKSDSDVLVVIGIGGSYLGAKAAIDFLNHHFANLQTKEERKAPQILYAGNSISSTYLADLVEYVADKDFSVNVISKSGTTTEPAIAFRVFKELLVKKYGQEEANKRIYATTDRQKGAVKVEADANGWETFVVPDDIGGRFSVLTAVGLLPIAASGADIKALMEGANAARKDYTSDKISENEAYQYAVVRNILYRKGYATEILVNYEPSLQYFSEWWKQLAGESEGKDQKGIYPTSANFSTDLHSLGQFIQEGTRIMFETVVRVDKPRKNVIIPTLEEDLDGLGYLQGKDVDFVNKKATDGVLLAHTDGDVPNMYVTLPEQDAFTLGYTIYFFELAIALSGYLNAINPFDQPGVEAYKRNMFALLGKPGFEELSKELNARL
- the mutS gene encoding DNA mismatch repair protein MutS, coding for MATEKLSPGMQQYVDIKKQYPDAFLLFRMGDFYELFYEDAVNAAQILEISLTSRNKNADNPIPMAGVPYHSAQQYIDVLIEQGYKVAIAEQMEDPKQAVGVVKREVVQVITPGTVVDSSKPDSQNNFLVAIDRDGSQFGLAYMDLVTGDFYVTGLLDFTLVCGEIRNLKAREVVLGYDLSEEEEQILSRQMNLVLSYEKESFEDLHLLDSRLVAVEQAASSKLLQYVHRTQMRELNHLKPVIRYEIKDFLQMDYATKAGLDLVENARSGKKQGSLFWLLDETKTAMGMRLLRSWIHRPLIDKERIIQRQEVVQVFLDHFFERSDLTDSLKGVYDIERLASRVSFGKTNPKDLLQLATTLSSVPRIRAILEGMEQPALAYLIAQLDAIPELESLISAAIAPEAPHVITDGGIIRTGFDETLDKYRRVLREGTSWIAEIEAKERENSGISTLKIDYNKKDGYYFHVTNSQLGNVPAHFFRKATLKNSERFGTEELARIEGDMLEAREKSANLEYEIFMRIREEVSKYIQRLQALAQGIATVDVLQSLAVVAETQHLIRPEFGDDSRIDIQKGRHAVVEKVMGAQTYIPNTIQMAADTSIQLITGPNMSGKSTYMRQLAMTAVMAQMGSYVPAESAYLPIFDAIFTRIGAADDLVSGQSTFMVEMMEANNAISHATKNSLILFDELGRGTATYDGMALAQSIIEYIHEHIGAKTLFATHYHELTSLESSLQHLVNVHVATLEQEGQVTFLHKIEPGPADKSYGIHVAKIAGLPADLLARADKILTQLENQGTESPAPMRQTSAVTEQISLFDAPADHPILAELAKLDIYNMTPMQAMNVLVELKQKLL
- the patA gene encoding multidrug efflux ABC transporter subunit PatA is translated as MLIQKIKTYKWQALASLLMTGLMVASSLLQPRYLQEVLDALLAGNYEAIYSIGAWLIGVALVGLVAGGLNVILAAYIAQGVSSDLREDAFRKIQTFSYANIEQFNAGNLVVRMTNDINQIQNVVMMTFQILFRLPLLFIGSFILAVQTLPSLWWVIVLMVVLIFGLTAVMMGMMGPRFAKFQSLLERINAIAKENLRGVRVVKSFVQEKEQFAKFTEVSDELLGQNLYIGYAFSVVEPFMMLVGYGAVFLSIWLVAGMVQSDPSVVGSIASFVNYLSQIIFTIVMVGFLGNSVSRAMISMRRIREILDAEPALTFKDVPDEELVGSLSFENVTFTYPMDREPMLKDVSFTIEPGQMVGVVGATGAGKSTLAQLIPRLFDPQEGAIKIGGKDIREVSEGTLRQTVSIVLQRAILFSGTIADNLRQGKGDATLFEMERAANIAQASEFIHRMEKTFESPVEERGTNFSGGQKQRMSIARGIVSNPRILIFDDSTSALDAKSERLVQEALNKDLKGTTTIIIAQKISSVVHADKILVLDQGRLIGQGTHADLVANNAVYREIYETQKGKEE
- a CDS encoding gamma-glutamyl-gamma-aminobutyrate hydrolase family protein, yielding MARTVVGVAANLCPVDAEGKNIHSSVSCRFAESIRQVGGLPLVIPVGDESVVRDYVEMIDKLILTGGQNVHPQFYGEKKTIESDDYNLVRDEFELALLKEALRQNKPIMAICRGVQLVNVAFGGTLNQEIEGHWQGLPFGTSHSIETVEGSVVAKLFGKESQVNSVHRQSIKDLAPNFRVTAVDPRDQTIEAIESIDEHRIIGLQWHPEFLVNEEDGNLELFEYLLNEL
- the patB gene encoding multidrug efflux ABC transporter subunit PatB → MKTVQFFWNYFKVYKLSFVVVILMIVLATLAQALFPVFSGQAVTQLANLVQAYQDGNPELVWQSLSGIMVNLGLLVLVLFISSVIYMCLMTRVIAESTNEMRKGLFGKLVRLTVSFFDRRQDGDILSRFTSDLDNILQAFNESLIQVMSNIVLYIGLILVMFSRNVTLALITIASTPVAFLMLIFIVKMARKYTNLQQKEVGNLNAYMDESISGQKAVIVQGIQEDMMAGFLEQNERVRKATFKGRMFSGILFPVMNGMSLVNTAVVIFAGSAVLLNDKAIETSTALGLIVMFAQFSQQYYQPIIQVAASWGSLQLAFTGAERIQEMFDAEEEIRPEKAPTFTQLQEGVEISHIDFSYLPDKPILKDVSISAPKGQMTAVVGPTGSGKTTIMNLINRFYDVDAGGIYFDGKDIRDYDLDSLRSKVGIVLQDSVLFSGTIRDNIRFGVPDASQEMVETAAKATHIHDYIESLPDKYDTLIDDDQSIFSTGQKQLISIARTLMTDPEVLILDEATSNVDTVTESKIQHAMEAVVAGRTSFVIAHRLKTILNADQIIVLKDGEVIERGNHHELLKLGGFYSELYHNQFVFE